One Punica granatum isolate Tunisia-2019 chromosome 3, ASM765513v2, whole genome shotgun sequence genomic window carries:
- the LOC116200331 gene encoding B3 domain-containing protein Os03g0212300-like: MARRPSKPKKEKIIAQPYFFKILIGDFTTKLRVPPAFVKNFKEILPTKVRLEYDYVGRPLLWNVKMKKNKSECYVTGGWQKIVRDLDLRVGDFLVFRLVNEETLEVVVFDRTCCEKKINIETKQDRELGDNRKGKVEEEEEEEEESSESHGGDSDEEEEGRGDDGCAPASPLSSSNKHYIVHEKRLVKHEMLYYILPPKVANEAEQWTKKSALIKGTDGRKWRVVIKVRTKGYCRLDFSTGWRKFIRDNNVCPGDTVRLVFKGGRDNLVEAQVPSRVSRSAN; the protein is encoded by the exons ATGGCAAGGCGGCCAAGCAAGccgaagaaggagaagatcatcgCCCAGCCTTACTTCTTCAAGATCTTGATCGGTGACTTCACCACCAAACTC AGGGTGCCGCCGGCATTTGTGAAGAACTTCAAAGAAATCCTCCCCACCAAAGTTCGCCTGGAATATGACTACGTGGGACGTCCACTATTATGGAatgtgaagatgaagaagaataagagtgaATGTTACGTCACGGGTGGATGGCAGAAGATCGTGAGAGACTTGGATTTGAGGGTGGGAGACTTCTTGGTTTTCAGGCTTGTGAATGAGGAAACCCTCGAAGTCGTCGTGTTCGACCGGACTTGCTGCGAGAAAAAGATCA ATATCGAAACAAAGCAAGACAGAGAATTAGGAGATAATCGCAAAGGGAAGGtcgaggaggaagaagaagaagaagaagaaagtagTGAAAGTCATGGTGGGGATTCcgatgaggaagaagaagggagaGGGGACGATGGTTGTGCTCCAGCTAGTCCTTTGTCGTCGTCAAATAAACATTATATCGTTCATGAGAAGCGGCTCGTTAAGCATGAGATGCTTTACTAC ATTCTACCACCAAAAGTTGCTAATGAGGCGGAGCAATGGACCAAGAAGAGCGCTCTGATCAAAGGCACCGATGGCAGGAAATGGCGTGTAGTGATAAAAGTGAGAACCAAGGGTTATTGTAGACTCGACTTTTCAACAGGGTGGAGAAAATTCATCAGGGACAATAACGTCTGCCCCGGAGATACTGTTCGTCTTGTGTTTAAGGGAGGAAGGGATAATCTAGTCGAGGCTCAAGTGCCTAGTAGGGTTTCTAGATCAGCAAATTAG
- the LOC116198758 gene encoding cell division cycle-associated protein 7-like → MPTMGRRRATTHGPASTPDPQPEIDPTPKISLYEQSRENRIRENKERLQKLGIIELSDKLRSSAPRRTPQRRGSSSEDRPTPVLPPIPTRRSSRLQNVTPVSYAEVPLKKKEGGGSEDQVIVLEEGAKPEIYTEEHEKLLGSTERSWELFVDGYGKDGKRIYDPVKGKTCHQCRQKTLGHRTQCCKCNMVQGQFCGDCLKMRYGEHVLEALENPNWICPVCRGICNCSLCRQAKGWAPTGPLHRKVSRLGYKSVAHFLIQTRRAQTNEEETDDLVIHSSVKRSLPFSEIEETVTEEPLESNDNETRTSDGEIEGEEKESIHAHAKRSLAFSGKEAEETVDGEGNTSTGVLEPKVEGTPEQHKSDEDEPEVQVIDKENNAKPKRKYAISAEPGQDSIGGRLRQRRRMQNGSNASVV, encoded by the exons ATGCCGACAATGGGGAGAAGACGGGCGACAACCCACGGGCCCGCCTCAACGCCGGACCCACAACCAGAGATCGACCCGACCCCGAAGATCTCCCTCTACGAGCAGAGCAGAGAGAACCGGATCAGGGAGAACAAGGAGCGGCTGCAGAAGCTCGGCATCATCGAACTCTCCGACAAGCTCCGGTCCTCCGCCCCGAGACGCACCCCGCAGCGCCGTGGGTCCTCCAGCGAGGACCGGCCCACTCCCGTGCTGCCACCTATCCCCACCCGCCGCTCTTCCAG GTTGCAGAATGTGACTCCTGTTAGTTATGCGGAAGTACCattaaagaagaaagaaggggGTGGTTCAGAAGACCAGGTCATTGTTCTAGAGGAGGGTGCGAAGCCTGAGATTTACACAGAGGAGCATGAGAAGCTGTTGGGCAGCACTGAGAGGAGCTGGGAACTTTTTGTTGATGGCTATGGGAAGGATGGGAAACGGATTTATGACCCCGTCAAGGGAAAGACTTGCCACCAGTGCAG GCAGAAAACTCTTGGTCATCGTACACAATGCTGCAAGTGCAACATGGTACAGGGACAGTTTTGTGGAGATTGCTTGAAAATGAG GTATGGAGAGCATGTTCTTGAAGCCCTGGAGAACCCGAACTGGATCTGTCCAGTTTGTCGTGGAATTTGCAATTGCAGCCTCTGTAGACAAGCAAAAGGGTGGGCTCCCACCGGTCCACTTCATAGGAAG GTATCAAGGTTGGGCTACAAGTCGGTGGCACACTTCCTTATTCAAACCCGACGGGCACAAACAAATGAAGAAGAAACTGATGACTTAGTTATTCACTCATCGGTCAAGAGGTCACTGCCATTCTCAGAAATTGAAGAAACCGTGACTGAAGAACCTCTTGAATCTAATGACAATGAAACTAGAACTTCTGATGGGGAGATCGAGGGAGAGGAAAAAGAGAGCATTCATGCTCATGCAAAGAGGTCACTGGCCTTTTCCGGCAAGGAAGCAGAGGAAACAGTTGACGGTGAAGGAAATACAAGCACTGGAGTACTGGAGCCAAAAGTTGAAGGGACACCCGAGCAGCACAAGAGCGACGAGGATGAACCGGAAGTTCAAGTTATCGATAAGGAAAATAACGCAAAGCCAAAGAGGAAGTATGCTATCAGTGCGGAACCTGGCCAAGATAGTATTGGTGGAAGGCTGAGGCAGAGGCGTAGGATGCAGAATGGGAGCAATGCCTCAGTGGTATAG
- the LOC116200781 gene encoding TMV resistance protein N-like isoform X1 codes for MEGKSSSDPIWDHATFVVDKEQSHKTKKRRSTPFIRGSNEVLLSYANHKSSKDLTLYLGRTLAKAGIRTINYGHDGHTASVEEIHRSSIYIPVICEDYLSTPGCLTELGYLFDIWKREPDKVILPIFHGLKPSDAFKRASTIIDKSRLDPFIREAGIEPLNVVAKMSPWVVTDPCSAEIVHLIAREVASIIHPKFPQEGPYFVGIDRKVEQIMNLLNAEVNDKRVVGMHGMGGIGKTTLAKVIYNRLSACFEGCCFLPDIRQTTKRMKNFCQNLQTKLISGILKRECDEITSADEGVSYMREVFCNMKVLIVLDDVDIRFNLTELIGDLDTFGPGSRIIVTSRYEKDLPRVDQTFEVPELCRWEIQLLFSCYTDANFHPFNVLAAEIVSLVGGLPLVVEVIGSLLFRREVAVWTETLQKLKLIPNKGVQEKLMISYEALDALQRQMFLDIACLVNGADRRIASYMWPEFSTSHFFEGSEYWHLSSLVKIRGDNELWMHDELRELGRQRLACQCGDTDFPMEIKPQTTRRDHGLFEGVKMEIKPETTWKDYGMFEGVKGKGKVGALIPQCDDLAPYEDMNTQGMTGGRFLNVEDASINRYDAFPDLRWLQLHRCPQNCEEAISFPKSLVILDVSWSNIAESWEGWGQIKVMVKTLRVLNLTGCNHLITTPNFSGFPDLEVLILEQCCHLVKIDPSIRHLQNLVSLNLNFCTELSTLPKELGFMKALKELLIDGTSVQEISASIGHIETLQTVSASGCLSLDRLPSSIGYLRSLLVLSLDHARITEIPSSIKELVNLQKLSLRNCRSLGELPITFGELGFPLCELDVSKTGISELPDSIGNLSSLRVLKLESCFIEEFPSTIVRLQRLEEIHASYCRSLTKFIPSDSYNVAFGRLMSLKTLRLGFSRISELPENFRSLPCLETLDLLQCNMLRKLPLLPSSITPLRYTCKGMKEPMLSWLDNLKEVLLADTDPEELICRETGSKEPTFRQRKFSLNGAPKLRIINFRLSWVNEISFPSFSWALHSLKKVVLSCVNLKYVSAFPPTLVSLTFQHCRSLKNVYLGRLKALKELYLDHSAMYQIGDLHEQEALEILKLSHCRVEHLGGLQKLTSLRSLTVSHCDHLSKLPDLSKLKALVELNLDKSAISQISGLSNLQALEILKVSDCGALEHLEGLQELTSLRSLTVSHCDRLSKLPDLSNLKTLRVLDIPGGWDD; via the exons ATGGAGGGAAAGAGCTCGAGTGACCCTATATGGGATCATGCAACATTTGTTGTGGACAAAGAGCAATCTCATAAGACTAAGAAGCGCCGCTCAACTCCATTTATACGTGGAAGTAATGAGGTGTTATTAAGCTATGCTAACCACAAGTCATCTAAAGATCTGACCTTATATCTCGGTCGGACATTGGCAAAAGCCGGAATCCGCACTATCAACTACGGACATGACGGACACACTGCTTCAGTGGAAGAAATCCATCGATCCAGCATTTACATTCCCGTGATATGTGAGGATTATCTGTCGACACCGGGTTGCCTGACTGAGCTTGGATACTTGTTCGATATCTGGAAGCGAGAACCTGACAAAGTGATTTTACCCATATTTCATGGCCTCAAACCCTCTGATGCATTCAAGAGAGCCAGTACAATAATCGATAAAAGTCGCTTGGATCCATTTATTCGTGAGGCTGGGATTGAACCTCTTAATGTGGTTGCAAAGATGAGTCCATGGGTTGTCACCGATCCCTG CTCTGCAGAAATTGTGCACTTGATTGCTCGAGAAGTTGCAAGTATAATACATCCCAAATTTCCACAAGAAGGTCCATATTTTGTTGGAATTGATCGGAAAGTAGAACAGATCATGAATCTTTTAAATGCCGAAGTTAATGACAAAAGGGTAGTTGGTATGCATGGGATGGGTGGTATTGGAAAGACTACTCTTGCAAAAGTCATTTATAATCGTCTCTCAGCTTGCTTTGAAGGCTGTTGCTTTCTTCCAGATATCCGGCAGACAACCAAACGAATGAAGAACTTCTGTCAGAATTTGCAGACGAAATTGATCTCTGGCATATTAAAGAGAGAGTGTGACGAGATTACTTCTGCTGATGAAGGAGTTAGCTATATGAGAGAAGTATTTTGCAATATGAAAGTGCTGATCGTTCTTGATGACGTGGACATAAGGTTTAATCTCACAGAACTCATAGGAGACCTCGATACATTTGGTCCTGGAAGCAGGATAATCGTTACCTCGAGATATGAAAAAGATCTTCCAAGAGTTGATCAGACTTTCGAAGTTCCAGAGCTGTGTCGATGGGAAATTCAGCTGCTTTTCTCCTGTTATACAGATGCAAATTTTCATCCTTTTAATGTACTTGCTGCTGAAATTGTGTCTCTTGTAGGAGGACTCCCCCTTGTCGTGGAAGTTATTGGGTCATTGTTGTTTCGTAGAGAAGTTGCAGTATGGACAGAGACACTTCAAAAGTTAAAGCTTATACCTAATAAGGGAGTGCAAGAAAAGCTGATGATAAGTTATGAAGCCTTGGATGCCCTGCAAAGACAGATGTTTCTTGATATAGCATGTTTAGTCAATGGAGCAGATCGGCGGATTGCATCGTACATGTGGCCTGAGTTCAGCACATCTCATTTTTTTGAAGGAAGTGAATACTGGCATTTATCGTCCCTTGTAAAAATCAGAGGTGACAATGAGTTGTGGATGCATGACGAACTACGAGAGCTAGGAAGACAACGACTTGCATGTCAATGTGGTGACACAGATTTCCCGATGGAAATTAAACCTCAGACAACACGGAGAGACCACGGCTTGTTTGAGGGCGTGAAGATGGAAATTAAACCTGAGACAACATGGAAAGACTACGGCATGTTTGAGGGCGTGAAG GGAAAGGGGAAAGTTGGAGCACTCATTCCTCAATGTGATGATCTAGCACCATACGAAGATATGAATACCCAAGGGATGACAGGCGGAAGGTTTCTCAATGTGGAAGATGCAAGTATCAATAGATACGATGCTTTTCCAGATTTGAGGTGGCTCCAGTTGCATAGATGTCCTCAAAATTGTGAAGAAGCTATATCATTTCCGAAGAGTTTAGTTATACTGGACGTTTCATGGAGCAACATCGCTGAAAGCTGGGAGGGTTGGGGGCAAATCAAGGTG ATGGTGAAAACGTTGAGAGTTTTGAACCTTACAGGCTGTAACCATTTAATCACTACTCCAAACTTCTCTGGTTTCCCAGACTTGGAGGTACTGATTCTTGAACAATGCTGCCATTTGGTTAAGATAGATCCATCGATTCGCCATCTACAGAACTTAGTTTCACTGAATTTGAACTTCTGCACCGAACTCAGCACCTTACCTAAAGAATTGGGCTTCATGAAGGCACTGAAGGAGCTGTTAATAGATGGAACTTCTGTGCAAGAAATTTCTGCGTCGATTGGTCATATTGAGACACTCCAAACTGTCAGTGCTTCCGGCTGTCTTTCACTCGATCGACTGCCCAGTTCAATTGGTTATCTAAGATCCCTTTTAGTGCTCTCTTTGGATCATGCAAGAATAACCGAAATTCCAAGTTCAATAAAAGAGCTGGTAAACCTTCAGAAGTTGTCATTAAGGAATTGTCGCTCGTTAGGAGAACTACCAATTACCTTCGGAGAACTGGGATTTCCATTATGTGAGTTGGATGTTTCGAAAACGGGCATCTCAGAGTTGCCTGATTCAATTGGAAACCTCAGTAGCCTGAGAGTGCTTAAATTGGAGTCTTGTTTCATTGAGGAATTTCCTTCAACGATTGTTAGGCTTCAAAGACTAGAAGAGATCCACGCCTCATACTGCAGGAGTTTGACGAAGTTCATTCCCTCTGATTCATATAATGTTGCATTTGGGAGACTTATGTCTTTGAAAACATTAAGACTGGGATTTTCTCGTATTTCTGAGTTACCAGAAAACTTCCGTAGCCTGCCGTGCCTCGAGACCCTCGACTTGCTTCAGTGCAACATGCTCAGGAAATTGCCACTTCTTCCCTCTAGCATAACTCCTTTGCGGTATACTTGTAAAGGAATGAAGGAACCAATGCTCTCCTGGTTGGATAATTTGAAAGAAGTGCTTTTGGCAGATACTGACCCTGAGGAACTCATTTGCCGAGAAACGGGTTCTAAGGAACCCACATTTCGGCAACGTAAATTTTCACTTAATGGCGCTCCAAAATTGAGGATTATAAATTTTCGCCTCTCATGGGTCAATGAGATCTCCTTCCCATCCTTTTCCTGGGCTCTTCATTCACTCAAGAAAGTTGTCTTGTCCTGTGTGAACCTAAAATACGTTTCCGCATTTCCTCCAACTTTGGTAAGCTTAACGTTTCAACACTGCCGGTCTCTGAAGAATGTGTACCTCGGCAGGTTGAAAGCTTTGAAGGAATTATACTTGGACCACTCCGCCATGTATCAAATCGGCGACCTCCATGAGCAAGAAGCTTTGGAAATTCTGAAGTTATCCCACTGCAGAGTGGAACATCTGGGGGGGCTCCAGAAGCTAACGTCTCTAAGAAGTTTGACTGTCTCTCACTGTGATCACCTCAGCAAGTTGCCGGATCTATCCAAACTGAAAGCTTTGGTGGAATTAAACCTTGATAAGTCTGCCATCAGTCAGATCTCCGGCCTCTCTAACTTACAAGCATTGGAGATTCTGAAGGTATCCGACTGTGGAGCACTGGAACATCTGGAGGGGCTACAGGAGCTAACGTCTCTAAGAAGTTTGACTGTCTCCCATTGTGATCGACTCAGCAAGTTGCCGGATCTATCGAACCTGAAAACACTGAGAGTCTTAGACATTCCGGGTGGTTGGGATGACTGA
- the LOC116200781 gene encoding TMV resistance protein N-like isoform X2 — MEGKSSSDPIWDHATFVVDKEQSHKTKKRRSTPFIRGSNEVLLSYANHKSSKDLTLYLGRTLAKAGIRTINYGHDGHTASVEEIHRSSIYIPVICEDYLSTPGCLTELGYLFDIWKREPDKVILPIFHGLKPSDAFKRASTIIDKSRLDPFIREAGIEPLNVVAKMSPWVVTDPCSAEIVHLIAREVASIIHPKFPQEGPYFVGIDRKVEQIMNLLNAEVNDKRVVGMHGMGGIGKTTLAKVIYNRLSACFEGCCFLPDIRQTTKRMKNFCQNLQTKLISGILKRECDEITSADEGVSYMREVFCNMKVLIVLDDVDIRFNLTELIGDLDTFGPGSRIIVTSRYEKDLPRVDQTFEVPELCRWEIQLLFSCYTDANFHPFNVLAAEIVSLVGGLPLVVEVIGSLLFRREVAVWTETLQKLKLIPNKGVQEKLMISYEALDALQRQMFLDIACLVNGADRRIASYMWPEFSTSHFFEGSEYWHLSSLVKIRGDNELWMHDELRELGRQRLACQCGDTDFPMEIKPQTTRRDHGLFEGVKMEIKPETTWKDYGMFEGVKGKGKVGALIPQCDDLAPYEDMNTQGMTGGRFLNVEDASINRYDAFPDLRWLQLHRCPQNCEEAISFPKSLVILDVSWSNIAESWEGWGQIKMVKTLRVLNLTGCNHLITTPNFSGFPDLEVLILEQCCHLVKIDPSIRHLQNLVSLNLNFCTELSTLPKELGFMKALKELLIDGTSVQEISASIGHIETLQTVSASGCLSLDRLPSSIGYLRSLLVLSLDHARITEIPSSIKELVNLQKLSLRNCRSLGELPITFGELGFPLCELDVSKTGISELPDSIGNLSSLRVLKLESCFIEEFPSTIVRLQRLEEIHASYCRSLTKFIPSDSYNVAFGRLMSLKTLRLGFSRISELPENFRSLPCLETLDLLQCNMLRKLPLLPSSITPLRYTCKGMKEPMLSWLDNLKEVLLADTDPEELICRETGSKEPTFRQRKFSLNGAPKLRIINFRLSWVNEISFPSFSWALHSLKKVVLSCVNLKYVSAFPPTLVSLTFQHCRSLKNVYLGRLKALKELYLDHSAMYQIGDLHEQEALEILKLSHCRVEHLGGLQKLTSLRSLTVSHCDHLSKLPDLSKLKALVELNLDKSAISQISGLSNLQALEILKVSDCGALEHLEGLQELTSLRSLTVSHCDRLSKLPDLSNLKTLRVLDIPGGWDD, encoded by the exons ATGGAGGGAAAGAGCTCGAGTGACCCTATATGGGATCATGCAACATTTGTTGTGGACAAAGAGCAATCTCATAAGACTAAGAAGCGCCGCTCAACTCCATTTATACGTGGAAGTAATGAGGTGTTATTAAGCTATGCTAACCACAAGTCATCTAAAGATCTGACCTTATATCTCGGTCGGACATTGGCAAAAGCCGGAATCCGCACTATCAACTACGGACATGACGGACACACTGCTTCAGTGGAAGAAATCCATCGATCCAGCATTTACATTCCCGTGATATGTGAGGATTATCTGTCGACACCGGGTTGCCTGACTGAGCTTGGATACTTGTTCGATATCTGGAAGCGAGAACCTGACAAAGTGATTTTACCCATATTTCATGGCCTCAAACCCTCTGATGCATTCAAGAGAGCCAGTACAATAATCGATAAAAGTCGCTTGGATCCATTTATTCGTGAGGCTGGGATTGAACCTCTTAATGTGGTTGCAAAGATGAGTCCATGGGTTGTCACCGATCCCTG CTCTGCAGAAATTGTGCACTTGATTGCTCGAGAAGTTGCAAGTATAATACATCCCAAATTTCCACAAGAAGGTCCATATTTTGTTGGAATTGATCGGAAAGTAGAACAGATCATGAATCTTTTAAATGCCGAAGTTAATGACAAAAGGGTAGTTGGTATGCATGGGATGGGTGGTATTGGAAAGACTACTCTTGCAAAAGTCATTTATAATCGTCTCTCAGCTTGCTTTGAAGGCTGTTGCTTTCTTCCAGATATCCGGCAGACAACCAAACGAATGAAGAACTTCTGTCAGAATTTGCAGACGAAATTGATCTCTGGCATATTAAAGAGAGAGTGTGACGAGATTACTTCTGCTGATGAAGGAGTTAGCTATATGAGAGAAGTATTTTGCAATATGAAAGTGCTGATCGTTCTTGATGACGTGGACATAAGGTTTAATCTCACAGAACTCATAGGAGACCTCGATACATTTGGTCCTGGAAGCAGGATAATCGTTACCTCGAGATATGAAAAAGATCTTCCAAGAGTTGATCAGACTTTCGAAGTTCCAGAGCTGTGTCGATGGGAAATTCAGCTGCTTTTCTCCTGTTATACAGATGCAAATTTTCATCCTTTTAATGTACTTGCTGCTGAAATTGTGTCTCTTGTAGGAGGACTCCCCCTTGTCGTGGAAGTTATTGGGTCATTGTTGTTTCGTAGAGAAGTTGCAGTATGGACAGAGACACTTCAAAAGTTAAAGCTTATACCTAATAAGGGAGTGCAAGAAAAGCTGATGATAAGTTATGAAGCCTTGGATGCCCTGCAAAGACAGATGTTTCTTGATATAGCATGTTTAGTCAATGGAGCAGATCGGCGGATTGCATCGTACATGTGGCCTGAGTTCAGCACATCTCATTTTTTTGAAGGAAGTGAATACTGGCATTTATCGTCCCTTGTAAAAATCAGAGGTGACAATGAGTTGTGGATGCATGACGAACTACGAGAGCTAGGAAGACAACGACTTGCATGTCAATGTGGTGACACAGATTTCCCGATGGAAATTAAACCTCAGACAACACGGAGAGACCACGGCTTGTTTGAGGGCGTGAAGATGGAAATTAAACCTGAGACAACATGGAAAGACTACGGCATGTTTGAGGGCGTGAAG GGAAAGGGGAAAGTTGGAGCACTCATTCCTCAATGTGATGATCTAGCACCATACGAAGATATGAATACCCAAGGGATGACAGGCGGAAGGTTTCTCAATGTGGAAGATGCAAGTATCAATAGATACGATGCTTTTCCAGATTTGAGGTGGCTCCAGTTGCATAGATGTCCTCAAAATTGTGAAGAAGCTATATCATTTCCGAAGAGTTTAGTTATACTGGACGTTTCATGGAGCAACATCGCTGAAAGCTGGGAGGGTTGGGGGCAAATCAAG ATGGTGAAAACGTTGAGAGTTTTGAACCTTACAGGCTGTAACCATTTAATCACTACTCCAAACTTCTCTGGTTTCCCAGACTTGGAGGTACTGATTCTTGAACAATGCTGCCATTTGGTTAAGATAGATCCATCGATTCGCCATCTACAGAACTTAGTTTCACTGAATTTGAACTTCTGCACCGAACTCAGCACCTTACCTAAAGAATTGGGCTTCATGAAGGCACTGAAGGAGCTGTTAATAGATGGAACTTCTGTGCAAGAAATTTCTGCGTCGATTGGTCATATTGAGACACTCCAAACTGTCAGTGCTTCCGGCTGTCTTTCACTCGATCGACTGCCCAGTTCAATTGGTTATCTAAGATCCCTTTTAGTGCTCTCTTTGGATCATGCAAGAATAACCGAAATTCCAAGTTCAATAAAAGAGCTGGTAAACCTTCAGAAGTTGTCATTAAGGAATTGTCGCTCGTTAGGAGAACTACCAATTACCTTCGGAGAACTGGGATTTCCATTATGTGAGTTGGATGTTTCGAAAACGGGCATCTCAGAGTTGCCTGATTCAATTGGAAACCTCAGTAGCCTGAGAGTGCTTAAATTGGAGTCTTGTTTCATTGAGGAATTTCCTTCAACGATTGTTAGGCTTCAAAGACTAGAAGAGATCCACGCCTCATACTGCAGGAGTTTGACGAAGTTCATTCCCTCTGATTCATATAATGTTGCATTTGGGAGACTTATGTCTTTGAAAACATTAAGACTGGGATTTTCTCGTATTTCTGAGTTACCAGAAAACTTCCGTAGCCTGCCGTGCCTCGAGACCCTCGACTTGCTTCAGTGCAACATGCTCAGGAAATTGCCACTTCTTCCCTCTAGCATAACTCCTTTGCGGTATACTTGTAAAGGAATGAAGGAACCAATGCTCTCCTGGTTGGATAATTTGAAAGAAGTGCTTTTGGCAGATACTGACCCTGAGGAACTCATTTGCCGAGAAACGGGTTCTAAGGAACCCACATTTCGGCAACGTAAATTTTCACTTAATGGCGCTCCAAAATTGAGGATTATAAATTTTCGCCTCTCATGGGTCAATGAGATCTCCTTCCCATCCTTTTCCTGGGCTCTTCATTCACTCAAGAAAGTTGTCTTGTCCTGTGTGAACCTAAAATACGTTTCCGCATTTCCTCCAACTTTGGTAAGCTTAACGTTTCAACACTGCCGGTCTCTGAAGAATGTGTACCTCGGCAGGTTGAAAGCTTTGAAGGAATTATACTTGGACCACTCCGCCATGTATCAAATCGGCGACCTCCATGAGCAAGAAGCTTTGGAAATTCTGAAGTTATCCCACTGCAGAGTGGAACATCTGGGGGGGCTCCAGAAGCTAACGTCTCTAAGAAGTTTGACTGTCTCTCACTGTGATCACCTCAGCAAGTTGCCGGATCTATCCAAACTGAAAGCTTTGGTGGAATTAAACCTTGATAAGTCTGCCATCAGTCAGATCTCCGGCCTCTCTAACTTACAAGCATTGGAGATTCTGAAGGTATCCGACTGTGGAGCACTGGAACATCTGGAGGGGCTACAGGAGCTAACGTCTCTAAGAAGTTTGACTGTCTCCCATTGTGATCGACTCAGCAAGTTGCCGGATCTATCGAACCTGAAAACACTGAGAGTCTTAGACATTCCGGGTGGTTGGGATGACTGA
- the LOC116200332 gene encoding putative B3 domain-containing protein Os03g0621600 — protein MGRQPSKPKKKMITRPYFFKVLIGDFSTKLRVPPAFVKNFKETLPTKVLLKSDYVGQLSWYVKMKKTKSGCYFTDGWPKIVRDLELKLGDFLVFRLVNEGTLKAVVFDRTCCEKKIHIRSKRDGGDDHKGNVMEGEDIKRRHADSPEEDGKGAAAGAPASPSSSSKKAPPRLEKPLVKHEMRCLSIPTRVANEARQWTRESAVIRGSNGRKWRVVIKLRTKGYRRLDFSTGWSSFIRDNGLSPGDTLRLDFKGGRDNLIEAEVL, from the exons ATGGGAAGACAGCCAAGCAAGCCGAAGAAAAAGATGATCACCCGCCCTTATTTCTTCAAGGTCTTGATCGGTGACTTCTCCACCAAACTC AGGGTGCCGCCGGCATTTGTGAAGAACTTCAAAGAGACTCTCCCCACCAAAGTTCTCTTGAAATCCGACTACGTGGGACAACTGTCATGGTatgtgaagatgaagaagaccaAGAGTGGATGTTACTTCACGGATGGATGGCCGAAGATTGTGAGAGATTTGGAACTGAAACTGGGAGATTTCTTGGTTTTCAGGCTCGTGAACGAGGGAACACTCAAAGCCGTCGTGTTCGACCGGACTTGCTGCGAGAAAAAGATCC ATATTAGATCAAAGCGGGACGGAGGAGACGATCACAAAGGAAATGTTATGGAAGGAGAAGATATTAAAAGAAGACATGCGGATTCCCCCGAGGAAGATGGGAAAGGGGCCGCTGCTGGCGCTCCGGCTAGTCCTTCATCTTCATCTAAGAAGGCTCCACCCCGTCTTGAGAAGCCCCTCGTTAAGCATGAGATGCGTTGCCTC AGTATACCGACGAGAGTTGCAAATGAGGCGAGGCAATGGACAAGGGAGAGTGCGGTGATCAGAGGCTCCAATGGCCGGAAATGGCGCGTAGTGATAAAATTAAGAACCAAGGGTTACCGTCGACTCGACTTTTCAACGGGGTGGTCCAGTTTCATCAGGGACAATGGACTCTCCCCTGGAGACACTCTTCGTCTCGACTTTAAGGGAGGAAGGGATAACCTGATTGAGGCCGAAGTGCTTTAG